The Mytilus galloprovincialis chromosome 4, xbMytGall1.hap1.1, whole genome shotgun sequence genome contains a region encoding:
- the LOC143072080 gene encoding uncharacterized protein LOC143072080: protein MNTLITVLLVSVSFASAVPKYGVSRGVSSSISGSIDGSIGGNVGNGFGSGSGVSSSLSGALSGNLGGGIGSGISGVDVTNSLNAALSGNLGGSLGGGFSSNGLSSSLNAALGGNLVGGIGGGLGGSGISNSLAGALSGNLGGSLGGGLGGDRLSSSLNAALSGNLGGSLGSGIGSSGISGSLAGALSGNVGGGISGVGAGRSISISISAYLRLISYISALQQTISANTLAASLSGGIGGGISGGIGGGVGGGFTSGAGSNFAGQFDGGFAGSFGRSGLGTGVGSSGFAGEFGSGLSAQSGNIGGIGGAGSLSGGLSGGLSGGLSGGLGGGIVGGARGLSSASLQAALQGSVSSGFAGRSVGKGSAY from the exons ATGAATACTTTGATAACCGTACTTCTAGTGTCCGTTTCCTTTGCAAGTGCTGTACCCAAATATGGCGTCAGTAGAGGAG TAAGTAGTTCCATCAGTGGGTCAATTGATGGCTCTATTGGCGGAAATGTGGGAAATGGTTTCGGAAGTGGCAGTGGAGTTTCCAGCTCTCTCAGTGGTGCTCTAAGTGGAAACTTGGGCGGTGGCATTGGAAGTGGAATTAGCGGCGTAGATGTAACTAATTCTCTCAATGCTGCTCTTAGTGGTAATTTGGGAGGTAGTCTAGGAGGTGGGTTTAGCAGCAATGGACTATCTAGTTCACTCAATGCTGCTTTAGGTGGAAATTTGGTCGGAGGCATCGGAGGTGGTCTCGGAGGAAGTGGAATATCTAATTCTCTTGCTGGTGCTTTAAGTGGAAATTTGGGAGGTAGTCTAGGAGGTGGTCTCGGTGGCGACAGACTATCTAGTTCTCTCAACGCTGCTTTGAGTGGAAATTTGGGAGGTAGTCTAGGAAGCGGTATTGGTAGCAGTGGCATTTCAGGTTCTCTGGCTGGTGCTCTTAGTGGAAATGTGGGAGGTGGAATTAGTGGTGTTGGTGCCGGCAGATCTATCTCCATCAGCATTAGTGCATACCTTAGATTGATTTCCTACATCTCTGCCCTTCAACAAACCATCTCTGCCAATACCTTAGCAGCAAGTTTGAGCGGTGGAATCGGTGGTGGAATCAGTGGAGGAATTGGTGGTGGAGTAGGAGGTGGATTCACTAGTGGTGCTGGATCTAACTTTGCAGGACAATTTGACGGTGGATTTGCTGGTTCTTTTGGCAGATCTGGACTTGGAACTGGAGTAGGGAGCAGCGGCTTTGCTGGAGAATTCGGAAGTGGACTCAGTGCACAAAGTGGAAACATCGGAGGTATTGGAGGAGCAGGCAGTTTGAGCGGAGGACTTTCCGGAGGATTAAGTGGTGGACTTTCTGGTGGACTAGGAGGTGGTATTGTTGGAGGTGCAAGAGGACTCAGTAGTGCAAGCCTTCAAG CTGCTCTTCAAGGAAGTGTAAGCAGTGGATTCGCTGGCAGATCTGTTGGAAAAG GATCAGCATATTAA
- the LOC143072081 gene encoding uncharacterized protein LOC143072081 has protein sequence MNTLITVLLVTLSYANAVPTYGGGRGGVSGSISGSLDGSIGGNVGSGFGSGIGSNGISSSLSGALSGNLGGVGGSRFGANGVSNSLNAALSGNLGGSQSGGVGSSQLSSSLNAAISGNVGRGIGGGLGGSGISNSLAGALSGNVGGSLGGDLGGSGSSSSLNAALSGNLGGSLGSGIGGSGISGSLTGALSGNVGGGISGVGAGRSISISISAYLRLISYISALQQAVYSANTLAAGLSGVISGGISGGVGGGVGVGLTGAVGGGFTGGAGSNFAGQFDGGFTGGAGSNFAGQFDGGFAGSVSNNGFVTRDASSRFVGSDGRTGFVTGGASSQFTGQVGSGFIAQQQSRSVGIGGAGGLNGGITGGLSGGISGGVGSRIGGAAGGLSSSSLSGNLQGSIRSGFGSSAAGKGSAY, from the exons ATGAATACTTTGATTACCGTTCTGCTAGTGACTTTGTCCTATGCTAATGCTGTACCTACATATGGCGGCGGTAGAGGAGGAG TCAGTGGTTCCATCAGTGGGTCCCTTGATGGATCTATTGGCGGCAATGTGGGAAGTGGTTTCGGAAGTGGAATTGGTAGCAATGGAATTTCTAGCTCTCTCAGTGGTGCTCTAAGTGGAAACTTGGGTGGAGTTGGCGGAAGTAGATTTGGTGCCAATGGAGTATCTAACTCTCTAAACGCTGCTTTAAGTGGAAATTTGGGAGGTAGTCAAAGCGGTGGGGTTGGCAGTAGTCAACTATCTAGTTCTCTTAACGCTGCCATAAGCGGAAACGTGGGCAGAGGCATTGGAGGTGGTCTTGGAGGTAGTGGCATATCTAATTCTCTTGCTGGTGCTCTAAGTGGAAATGTGGGAGGTAGTCTAGGAGGTGATCTTGGTGGTAGTGGATCATCCAGTTCTCTCAACGCTGCTTTGAGTGGAAATTTGGGAGGTAGTCTAGGAAGCGGGATTGGCGGCAGTGGCATTTCAGGTTCTCTGACTGGCGCTCTTAGTGGAAATGTGGGAGGTGGAATTAGTGGTGTTGGTGCCGGCAGATCTATCTCCATCAGCATTAGTGCCTACCTTAGGTTGATTTCCTACATCTCTGCTCTTCAACAAGCTGTTTATAGTGCCAATACCTTAGCAGCAGGATTAAGTGGTGTAATTAGTGGCGGAATCAGTGGAGGAGTTGGTGGTGGAGTAGGAGTTGGATTAACTGGTGCAGTAGGAGGTGGATTCACTGGTGGTGCTGGGTCTAACTTTGCTGGACAATTTGACGGTGGATTCACTGGTGGTGCTGGATCTAACTTTGCTGGACAATTTGACGGTGGATTTGCTGGTTCTGTTAGTAATAATGGATTCGTAACCAGAGATGCTAGCAGCAGATTTGTTGGTTCTGATGGTAGAACTGGATTTGTAACCGGCGGTGCTAGTAGTCAATTTACTGGACAAGTTGGCAGTGGATTCATTGCACAACAACAGAGTAGAAGTGTTGGCATTGGTGGAGCAGGGGGTTTGAATGGAGGAATTACCGGTGGATTAAGTGGTGGAATTTCTGGTGGAGTAGGCAGTAGAATAGGAGGGGCTGCAGGAGGACTCAGTAGTTCAAGTCTTTCAG GTAATCTCCAAGGAAGTATAAGAAGTGGATTCGGCTCCAGTGCTGCTGGAAAAG GATCAGCATATTAG
- the LOC143072082 gene encoding uncharacterized protein LOC143072082, which translates to MNTFITVLLVAVSYANAVPTYGGGRGGVSGSISGAIDGSIGGNLGNSFGSGIGSSGISSSLSGALSGNLGGVSGSGIGGVGVSNSLNAALSGNLGGSLGGGVGGSGLSSSSLNAALSGNLGGAIGSGFGASGVSNALNAALSGNLGGSLGGGLGGSGLSSSLNAALSGNLGGSLGSGIGSSGISGSLAGALSGNLGGGISGVGAGRSISISISAYLRLISYISALQQTISANTLAASLSGGISGGISGGIGGGVGGGFTSGAGSNFAGQFDGGFAGSVGRSGFGTGVGSSGFAGQFGSGFSAQSGNIGGIGGAGGLSGGLSGALSGGISGGLGGGIGGGAGGISSASLQGALQGSISSGIGGRGAGKGAAYY; encoded by the exons ATGAATACTTTTATCACTGTTCTACTAGTGGCTGTTTCCTATGCTAATGCTGTACCCACATATGGTGGCGGACGAGGAGGAG TAAGTGGTTCAATTAGCGGAGCAATTGATGGATCTATCGGTGGAAATTTAGGAAATAGCTTTGGAAGTGGAATTGGAAGCAGCGGAATTTCTAGTTCTCTCAGTGGTGCTCTAAGTGGAAACTTGGGTGGAGTCAGCGGAAGTGGAATTGGCGGCGTAGGTGTATCTAATTCTCTCAATGCTGCTCTAAGTGGTAATTTGGGAGGTAGTCTAGGAGGCGGAGTTGGCGGTAGTGGACTTTCTAGTTCTTCTCTCAATGCTGCCCTAAGTGGAAACTTGGGTGGTGCTATCGGCAGTGGTTTTGGCGCCAGTGGAGTATCTAATGCTCTCAACGCTGCTTTAAGTGGAAATTTGGGAGGAAGTCTAGGAGGTGGACTTGGTGGTAGTGGACTATCTAGTTCTCTCAACGCTGCTTTGAGTGGAAATTTGGGAGGTAGTCTAGGAAGTGGTATTGGCAGCAGTGGCATTTCAGGTTCTCTGGCTGGTGCTCTTAGTGGAAATTTGGGAGGTGGAATTAGTGGTGTTGGTGCCGGCAGATCTATCTCCATCAGCATTAGTGCCTACCTTAGATTGATTTCCTACATCTCTGCTCTTCAACAAACCATCTCTGCCAATACCTTAGCAGCAAGTTTGAGCGGTGGAATCAGTGGTGGAATCAGTGGAGGAATTGGTGGTGGAGTAGGAGGTGGATTCACTAGTGGTGCTGGATCTAACTTTGCAGGACAATTTGACGGTGGATTTGCTGGTTCTGTTGGCAGATCTGGATTCGGAACTGGAGTAGGAAGCAGCGGATTTGCTGGACAATTTGGAAGTGGATTCAGTGCACAAAGTGGAAATATCGGAGGTATTGGAGGAGCAGGCGGTTTAAGTGGAGGACTTTCCGGAGCATTAAGTGGAGGAATTTCTGGTGGACTAGGAGGTGGTATTGGAGGTGGTGCAGGAGGAATCAGCAGTGCAAGCCTTCAAG GTGCTCTTCAAGGAAGTATAAGCAGTGGAATCGGCGGCCGTGGTGCTGGAAAAG GAGCAGCATATTATTGA